A window of Streptomyces sp. NBC_01241 genomic DNA:
CGAGCCGGACCTGGCGCTCCATGTCCCAGCGATCGGCGCCGCGGTTCGCGGGAGCGCCTGCCATCTCCCAGGCGTTGATGCCGCCCTCCAGCACACGGAGGTTCGGCAGGCCGGCCTCGGCCAGAGCCTTTTCGGCCTGGGCGGCACGGGTTCCGGAGCGGCAGACCAGGATGACGTCCTCGTCGAGGTGGGTCAGCAGTTCGTTCCGGTGCTCGCGCAGGGTGGCGAGAGGCACGTTGCAGGCGCCGGGGATGTGGACCGTGCGGAACTCGCCGGGCGTGCGCACGTCGAGGATTCGCGGTGCGCGTTCCTCCTGTACGAGGCGGTGCAGGACGGCGGGGGTGATCGAGGAGATCTGGGCGGACTTCTCAGTCATGGGAGGCTCCGTTCAAGAGAGTTGGATACCCAGGGGGTATTCGTCGGAATCGGCTGGGTGACCGTCCCGGTCGGGGGATGACCCCCGCCCGGGACGTGCCGGGAGGTCGCGGGAGGAGGGCGGTCAGACGCCGGCGGGTTCCGCCGACAGGGCCCAGGCGGCGTAGCCGCCGAGAAGGTCGGAGACGTCCTCGAAGCCGCGGTGGCGCAGCAGGCTGGCCGCGATCGAGGAGCGGTGGCCGCCCGCGCAGTGCAGGACGAGGGGCCGGTCGGTGGGGATCTCGTCCAGGCGGGTGGGCAGTTCGCTCAGGGTGATGTGCGTGGCGCCTTCGATGAAGCCGTTCGCGCCGCGCTCTCCGCAGGTGCGTACGTCGACGACGAGCGGGGGGTTCTCTCCTCGCAGGGCGGTGCGCAGTTGTGCAGCGGTCAGGCGGCTCGCGGGAGCGGCCTCCTCAGCCAGTTCCTTCAGGGCGTCCTCGGGGTTGCGGAGGTAGCCCATTGCACGGTCGAAGCCGATGCGGGCGAGGCGGGTGACGACTTCCTCCTCCCGGTTCTCCGGAGCCATGACGATCAGCTTGTCGGCCGGGTCGAGGACGGTGCCGGCCTGTTCGGCGAACCGGCCCTCGGCGGGTACGTTGACCGCCCCGCGCAGGTGACCGTTGGCGAACTCCTGCGGGTCCCGGGCGTCGACCACGACCGCCCCCGCCCGCCGCAGCTCGGTGAACTCGGCCAGGGACAGCGGGCGGGGCGCCGCCGCCGAGTCGAACAGGACATGGTCCTTGCGGTTGAGTTCCGCGTCGAAGGCGAAGTACCCGGGTGCGGCGGACTGGCCGGCGGTGACGAGTGCGACGAAGTCCTCGCGGCTCATCGGCGCGCAGGCGTAGTTGGTGGCGCGCTGTTCTCCGATGGTGGACTGCTTCTCGGTGGAGAGGTTCTTGCCGCAGGAGGAGCCGGCACCGTGGGCGGGGAAGACCCGGACCGCGTCGGGCAGCGCCATCAGCTTGTTCTGGACGCTGTCGTGAAGCATCGCGCCGAGTTCGTCCGCGGTCACGCCCACGGAGGCGAGCAGATCGGGGCGGCCGACGTCGCCGATGAACAGCGCGTCGCCGGTCAGCACTCCGTAGGGAACCGTGTCGTCGGCGTGCTCGTACACCAGGACGCTGATCGACTCGGGGGTGTGTCCGGGGGTCTCCATGATCTGCAAGGTGACGTCGCCGAGGGAGACGCGTTCGCCGTCGGTGAGCTTGCGGATGGGGTACTCGGTCTCGGCACGGTGGCCGTAGCCGATCCAGGCACCGGTGTGGTCGGCCAGCTCCAGGTGGCCGGCGATGAAGTCGGCGTGGAAGTGGGTGTTGATGACGCCCACGACGGTGAAGCCGCGCGCCTGGGCATCGGCCAGGTACTCCGAGACGTCTCTGCGCGGGTCGACGACCACGGCCCGGCCGGTCGTCTCGTCGGCGATCATGTACGACGCCTGGGAGAGGCAGTCGAGGTAGTACTGGGTGAAGAACACGGCAAACCCTCCGTCGGGGGACGCGCACCCGGCCGGGTGCGGAAAGTTGGTCGAAGGCGCGGTGGCGCCTTCCTGATGGGCCCGGGGTCCGGGCTTCAGACGGCCTCGGTCGCAGCGCCGCGGTCGATGGGGCGACCTGCCCGGGCCCAGGCGGCGGTGCCGCCCGCGACCGAGACGGCGTCCACGCCGAGTGCCTGGAGGTGCTCGGCGGCCCGGCCGCTGCGGTTGCCGCTCGCGCAGATCACGTAGACGGTCCGGTCCCTGGGCAAAGCACTCACGACGGCGTCGAGCGTGGACAGCGGTGCGAGGCGGACGCCGGGCACGTGGCCGGCCCGGTACGCGTCCGGCTCCCGGACGTCGATCACGAACGCGCCGTTCGCGAGCTCCGCCGCGAAGACGTTCAGATCCACCTCGCGCATGAAGATTCCTCGCTTCCAGATACCCCCCTAGGTATGTGTGTCTTCGACCGTAGGTGGGGTCGCGACAGGAAGTCAAATACCCCCATGGGTATTTCCCGCCACACGCGAAAAATACCCATGGGGGTATACTGACCCTGCGAGTGATCGGATCTTGAGAGGGAGGGCGGGGCGATGGAACAGCGGACGGGCGCGGTCTCGCCCCGCCCTCCTCGGGTGGAGTGCGGCTGGGCCTCCGGGAGAACTGGGCTCAGTTCTCGGCTACGCGGCCGGAGCTCTCCTCGCGGGCGTCCTCGCCGGCGCACTCGGCCTGCAGGCGACCGTCTACCCCTCGCCGGCGCACTCGGTCTGCAGGCGACCGTCTACCCCTCGCCGGCGCACTCGGTCTGCAGGCGACCGTCTACCCCTCGCCGGCGCACTCGGTCTGCAGGTGACCGTCCATGCCGCCGCCCGCACCGCGCTGTCCGGTCTGCTCGCCGCGCGCTGGATCACGGAACGACCGGGCCGCGAGTACGGCCCGGGATCGGCCCCAGAAAAGCAACAAGCCCCCTGCCTGCGGGAAAACCGCGGGTAGGGGGCCGGAAGCGGTCGAACTACTTCTTCCTGCCCTGGCGTCTTGCGGGAGATCTCGCCGACCAGGGTTTTCGCAGGTGGGGACGCTGATCGACTCCGGGTGAGTAGTCGCTATCGGTCGTCATCGGGTGCCCTTGAGCAACCTCGGACGGCCCCAGACAGCTACCCGTCGGCCTAGGAGCTGATGGGCAACTCGCGAGCTCGCCGGCGTGCTTGGGCCCGTAGCTCATGGCGGCTTCGCCTGCCTTGCCGGAGGTCATCCGCTTACCGCTGCCCACGCGGCGCAGTTCAAGTCCGAGCAGGCACCCCAGAGTGAGCCGCAGCGTCGAGCCGGCCGCGTTGCCTCGGTAGTGATAGCGCACCCGCTTGCGCAGGTTCTGGGCACTGGTCCGGTTCGCCATGTACCGCGGGGCTATTCCGACGTAGAGCAGACGCCCGGCGTCCAGGTCCGGATGGGGTGACTGCTTGAAGTGCCACCCGTATACCCCTGCCGTCGCCGGAACAGGGGTCGGATCATGGGGCAAGGCGTTTGCGGGGTCACAGGGCTTATCGCCCCCGACCGTGTGGTGGCGATACGCCCTGCCGCGCCGCTGGCTAACCCATAGTCTTGGCCCCGTCCAGGGACTCGCGGATGATGTCGGCGTGGCCGGCGTGCTGGGCGGTCTCGGCGATGATGTGCATCAGCACCCGGCGGGCCGACCATCGCGCGCCCGACTCGGACCACGGGGCCTTCGGTAGTGGTTGTGTGGCGTCCAGGTCGGGCAGGGTGACGACCAGTTCGTCGGTTTGACGGGCTACCTCGGCGTAGTCGGCGAGCACGCCGGTCAGCGTCTCGCTGGGCAGCATCCGGAACTCGTCGGCCCGCCGGGCCCAGTCGGCCTCGGTCATGGTGGTGAAGTCGGGCATCGCCGACGGGCCGTCCAGGATGAACTGCACCCAGGTCCGCTCGACCGCAGTGACATGTTTGATCAGGCCGCCCAGGCACAGCTGGCTGGCAGTGGTCCGGCGCCCGGCCTGCTCGTCGGTGAGGTCGCGGGTGGTGAATCGCAGGAAACGTCGATGGTTGGCCAGCGCCTCCAGCAAGTCGGCGCGCTCGACGGTGGCGGTCGGCTCATGGGCCGGGTCGTGGGTGGCCAGTTCGTTGACAGTCACGGTCTCGCTCATGGTCGCTGCCTTCCGTGGTTTGTGTTCCGCCGGGCAAGGAGGACGCTAGGGGCCGTAGAGGCCAGATTCTGACCTAATTGACTGGAGAGGTGAGATTTCCATGATTCATTCCCTGCTCGCTCCCCAGACGCCTTCCAAGGACGCATCAGGCCCGGCCTCCTGAAAGGAGGGGGGCCTGACCTGGTGTTTCACCTGTCGGGGCGGCCGGATTTGAACCCACGACCTCTTCGTCCCGAAGCAACTTGGGCGGGCGCTTGAACTTGGGTTGGTGTGCTTCTCACCTGCGGCGACGGTCCACCGGTGCGCGTGCATGTCCGCCGCTGTTCGGCGGCGTTGTCACGCAGTCAGACACTCACTGTTGCTGCCCCGATTCCCGCTCAATCGGGCATACGGTGGATACGACGGAGTCGATAGGCGCGGATCTCGCCGTAGAGCACGGATGCCGCAAGTATGAAGAGCACGGTCTCTATGCTCGCTGACCATGGTTCAGGCACCCACCAGTGACCTATGACCGCACAGGCGGCGGAGATCGGCACGGCGAGGAAGTAGCTGCGCAGACGCACACGCAGCCGACGCACATCGTGCCGTGGTTCAACTGCCATGATGGCCCTCTGTCATCGCGGGGTGATGCCTGAGTGCAAGCGTATGCTGCCCACCTTTGCCCGGTAGGACAATGCTCCAGCAGGGACTCGGCGTTGGATCACGTATTGGCTCGTTCTTCCAGTTCTTGCCGGGGATCTTGGGGAGCTGGGCTTTCCTTGGTCGCGGACGGGCCTTCGGTGACCAAGCGGCTGATCTTCACCGGGCCGCGCGGGGGCATGTCTGGCGGACGTCGCTCAATGAGGAGGCCTGGAAGCGGGCCCTCGCCTCGGCCGGGGTGATCCCCAAGCGGAAGCCTGGCGGGTCTTACGCCGAATCTCGCGAGAACGGTATGCACGCGCTCCGCCACTTCTACGCCTCGCTGCTCCTGGACGCCGGAGAGAACATCAAGGCCCTCGCCGAGTACCTCGGCCACTCAGACCCTGGCCTGACCCTTCGCGTGTACGCGCACCTCATGCCGTCCAGCCAGGAGCGCACCCGCAAGGCCGTGGCCGCCGTCTTTGGCAGCGCAACGCCCGGTGCCTGAGACGGCTCAGGCACTTACGCTCCTGATCAGAAACGGGAGGGTGACTGTGCCTGTTTCTTCGGGAGTCGTTTGGCGGTGACTTCGGGAGTCACTCAAGGAGGTGTCGGCTTGATCAACGTTAATGACTTTTGATGTCACTCGGCGGCTCGCGTGCCGCAAGCGGCAGATGCACGGGCGAGCCGAGTTACCCCTGCTCCGCCAGCGCATCCTCCTCCAGTGATCACCACACAGTGCTACCACCGATTACGAGAGCCGTTGGCCTGGACGCACCCGCCGATCGCAGCCCAGGAGATCACTGACACTGCTTCCAGGCCAGGTGGTACACGGTTTTGGTTTTGATCCCGCCGTCCGTCGAGTCCATCTCCATGAAGCTGGTGGCGCTCGGGCTCGAAGTGCCGCGCTCGACCCGCAGTTCAGTGTTGATGTTGAGGTTGCGCTCCTCCCCGCAGGGGGCGAAGACCCGGGCGGCGACGTCCACGGTGTCGGTCGTCTGCCAGTTGCCGTTGAACCCGCCCTTGAAGTGATGGGTCGAGTTGGTGGTGTGGGCGTTGCCCTGGAAGTGGTAGCTGGCCCGCTGGGTCCCGGACGCACCCGGCGCCAGTGACGCGAAGCCGTGGTAGCCGGCGGACACGATCGCGTAGGTGTGGCCACCGGGGACGTGCACGCGCAGGTTGAGCTGACAGTTCTTCTTCCGGTCGGTCGGCGCCGACCCGGGCCCCACCTGGGCGAGGTAGTTACTGTAGGTGACGGTGAAGGTGGTGTTGTCAGGGGACACGGTCACGGCGGCCGTCCCCGCCGGGCAGCCGGAACCGTTGACCGCCACGGTGTCGATGACGATCCGGTCCGGCGGCGGGGACGGGTTGCCGCCGAAGGCCGAGCCGAACAATGATGTGGCGACACCAGTCGCGGCCAGCGCACGGAGCACCATGGGCTTCCCTTCAATCGTCCACGGATCCAGGGCGGCCGTCGCTTTCCGAGCCCGACCCCCGGATTTCACGTGGGCATCGCACCACACGTTGCGTGTCCGCGTGCAGAAGGTGACGCTCCAGTCACTCAAACGGCCTTCAGGGTGGAGACCTCGTTCACCCACGCACGGGACAGAGCGGCGCGCGAGCTCGGATACACCGGCAGACTCAATCTGCTCTACCGCTACATCACCCAGGGGGCGCGCCGAGGGTGACAAGCCGGTGGCTCTCCACCAAGCGGTCATGGATGCGCTGGGTAGTGCGCCGCTGTTCGGGAGGAGCATCCAGGTCAGCCCGCAGCATGCCGTCGATCAGCGACTTGTAGGGATCGAGCCGGGACTGCTTCCTCCTTATTGCTCGTTGTTGAGCATTCGGATATTTCGCTGGGGGTCACGTTGCCTTGGATGCGGGCGAACGGCCAGCCCGTGACCAAACGCCTGATCTTCAGTGGGCCCAACGGCGGGCACGTCTGGCGTACGTCGCTGAACGAGGACCACTGGAAGCCCGCCCTCGCGAAGGTCGGCGTCATCCCGAAGGCCGAGAGCCGCGAGCACGCCGCCGCCCGCGAGCACGGCATGCACGCCCTGCGGCACTTCTACGCGTCCGTCCTCCTGGACGGACGCGAGAGCATCAAGGCCGTGAGCGAGTACCTCGGGCACTCCGACCCTGGCCTGACCCTGAAGGGCTCATGCCCAGTAGCCGGGACCGCGCCCGGAAGGCTCTCGGCCAGGCGCTCCGGCCGCAAGGCTCGGGGGACTGAGGGCCCACAGTGGGCCCGGGCCGTGAAAATGCCCCCGATCCGCACCATAAGCGCAGGTCGGGGGCATGATCACGCCACCTACTTCTTCTTGCCCTGGTTCTTCACGGCCTCGATGGCGGCCTTCGCCGCGTCCGGGTCGAGGTACGTGCCGCCCGGCTTGACCGGGCGGAAGTCGGCGTCCAGCTCGTAGGCGAGCGGGATGCCGGTCGGGATGTTCAGGCCCGCGATGTCGGCGTCGGAGATGCCGTCGAGGTGCTTGACCAGGGCGCGGAGGCTGTTGCCGTGGGCGGCGACCAGGACCGTGCGGCCGGCCAGGAGGTCCGGGACGATGCCGTCGTACCAGTACGGCAGCATGCGGACGACGACGTCCTTGAGGCACTCGGTGCGCGGGCGCAGCTCCGGCGGGATCGTCGCGTAGCGCGGGTCGTCGCTCTGGGAGAACTCGGTGCCGTCCTCCAGGGCGGGCGGCGGGGTGTCGTACGAGCGGCGCCAGAGCATGAACTGCTCCTCGCCGAACTCGGCGAGCGTCTGCGCCTTGTCCTTGCCCTGCAGGGCGCCGTAGTGGCGCTCGTTCAGCCGCCAGGAGCGGTGGACGGGGATCCAGTGGCGGTCCGCGGATTCCAGCGCGAGCTGCGCGGTGCGGATGGCGCGCTTCTGGAGGGAGGTGTGCAGGACGTCGGGGAGCAGGCCGGCGTCCTTGAGCAGCTCACCGCCGCGGACTGCTTCCTTCTCGCCCTTCTCGGTGAGGTTGACGTCCACCCAGCCGGTGAACAGGTTTTTCGCGTTCCATTCGCTCTCGCCGTGGCGGAGGAGGATCAGCTTGTACGGTGCGTCGGCCATGGCTCCGAGCGTAATCGACGCCGTACGGGCGCTGCGCGGCCGGTCACGGAGCGGACAGGCGCGGGGAGCAGGCGGGGATGGATGGGGGACGCGGGGCGGACGAGGGGGGTGTGACGGGCTCGGGGGCGTGACGATTGACGGGCGGCGTCAATTGAGTAGCGGACCGGAATCCGGGGTTCGTAATGTTCGGGTGACTGTCGGACCTCTTACCGATGGTGTCCGTTCTGTACTTCCCTGGGGGATTCCGTATGTCTGTCGCCGGTTTCAGACGGGCCGCACGTGAATCCGTGTCCGGTCTCCCCAGGGAGTTCTGGTGGCTGTGGACCAGCACGCTGGTCAACCGCCTCGGGGCGTTCGTCGCGACGTTCATGGCGCTCTACCTGACCCTGGACCGGGGCTACTCCGCCTCGTACGCCGGTCTGGTCGCGGCGCTGCACGGGCTCGGCGGGGTCGTCTCCTCGCTCGGGGCGGGGGTGATGACCGACCGGCTCGGCCGGCGGCCGACCATGCTCATCGCGCAGACCTCGACCGCCGTGTCCGTGGCCGTCCTCGGGTTCATGGTCCACCCGGTGGCGATCGCGGGCGTCGCCTTCGTCGTCGGCATGGCCAGCAACGCCTCGCGGCCCGCCGTGCAGGCCATGATGGCGGACATCGTCCGGCCCGAGGACCGGGTGCGGGCGTTCTCGCTCAACTACTGGGCGATCAACCTCGGCTTCGCCGTCTCCTCGGCCGGGGCCGGGTTCGTCGCCGAGTACAGCTATCTCGCCGGGTTCCTGGGCGAGGCCGCGATGACGCTGGCCTGCGCCTTCGTCGTCTTCATGAAGGTGCCCGAGTCGCGGCCCGAGAAGGCGGCGGCGGTGCCCGGCCGCGCGGTCGGCGGCGCGGACGAGGTCCGGCTCTCCACGGTGCTGCGTGACGGACGGTTCATGAGCGTCGTCGGGCTGTCCTTCGTGATCGCGCTGATCTTCCAGCAGGGGTACGTGGGGCTGCCGGTGGCCATGGGGGCGGACGGGTTCTCCAGCTCCGACTTCGGTACCGCCGTCGCCGTCAACGGGGTGCTGATCGTGGTGCTCCAGATCCCGGTCACCCGCTTCATCCAGCACCGCGATCCGCGCCGGCTGCTCGTCGTGTCGTCGCTGCTCGCGGGGTACGGGTTCGGGCTGACCGTGTTCGCCGGGTCCGTCGCCGTGTACGCGCTGACCATCTGCGTCTGGACGGTCGCCGAGATCGTCAACTCGCCGATCCAGACCGGGCTCGTGGTCCGGCTCTCGCCGGCCCAGGGCCGCGGCCGCTATCAAGGCATGTACACGATGTCCTGGTCCGCGGCGGCGTTGATCGCACCACTGATGTCGGGTGTGGTGATCGACCGCTTCGGCGCGGAGTGGCTGTGGGGCACCTGCGCCGTCCTGGGGACCGGGGCCGCGCTCGGGTACTGGCTGCTGATGCGGAATCTGCCGGGGGAGGACGGGGCGGCCTCCGGGGGCGGCAGCCGGGTGGCGGAGAGCGGCGGGGGCGAGGGGAGCGGTGTCCCCGCCGCCGGGGCCGGTGCCGAGCCTTCCGTCGAGCCGGCGGGCTGAGACCGAACGAGGCGGGCCGGGGCGAGGCTGAGCGAAACGGACTGGGATGGGACGGGACGGGCCGGGGCGGCAGCGCGACAACCGCCCGGCCGTCCCGGCCCGTCCCGCCCGCCTGCTCGCGGTTACGGGGCCGTGCTCGCCGCGCCGGCTGTCGCGGCCGGCGAGCCCCGCGCGGAGCAGCGAGCAGCCTGCTCCGCGCGGGGCGCCCTTCGGCTTCCGTGACGGCCGGTCAGCCGCAGCAGCCACCGCACTGGCACGGGGCCCCGGACTGGCAGCCGCATCCGCAGCCCGAGCCGCAGCCGCAGGCGCCGAGCACGGTCAGGTGCACCACGTCGGCGGGTGCCTCCTGCTGGGGGTCGGTCGTGGGGGAATCGGTCATGGTTCCTCCTCTGGACGTACGACAGGGCCGTACGCCACAGCGACGCGCGCACGACCGGGGCGTACGGACAAGACGTGCCGCCCCACCCCATTGCACGCCCACCCGGGCGGGCGCATCAACGGCGCACACGCGCAGAGACACATGTGCGACCGAATGCGACCGCGTACGCCCGGCAACCCTGCGTCACGGCCCCACGGTCTGGCGGCCTCATGTTCCCCACACGCCCCGACAGCCCCCCCATCCGCCACGACACTCGCACCCGCCCCGACAGCAGCCCCGCTACGCGCCCTCCACCGCCGCCTGCTGCTGCTGGATCTCGTCGGCGTGCTCACCCGTCACCAGGTAGACGACCCGCTTGGCGACCGACACCGCGTGGTCGGCGAAGCGCTCGTAGTAGCGGCCGAGCAGCGTCACGTCGACGGCCGTCTCGATGCCGTGCTTCCAGCGGTCGTCCATCAGGTGCTGGAACAGCGTGCGGTGCAGCAGGTCCATCTCGTCGTCGTCCTGCTCCAGCTGAAGCGCCAGATCGACGTCCTTGGTGATGATCACCTCGGCGGCCTTGGCCATCAGACGCTGCGCCAGCTGCCCCATCTCCAGAATGGTGGCGTGCAGGTCGTGCGGCACCGCCGATTCCGGGAACCGCAGCCGGGCCAGCTTGGCGACATGCTGGGCGAGGTCCCCGGAGCGCTCCAGGTCGGCGCTCATCCGCAGCGACGTGACCACGATCCGCAGATCCGTCGCCACGGGCTGCTGGCGCGCGAGCAGGGCGATGGCCCGCGCCTCCAGGTCGTGCTGGAGGTCGTCGACCTTCTGGTCCGCGGCGATCACGCTCTCCGCGAGCTTGAGATCGGCGTCGAGCATGGACGTCGTCGCCCGGCCGATCGCCGACCCGACGAGCCGGGCCATCTCGACCAGTCCCTCGCCGATCGAGTCGAGTTCCTCGTGGTAGGCGTCACGCATGGAAGTCCCTCTCCAGTCCTCTGTCTAAGGCCGGGGCCAGGTATGAACCCCACGCTGCCACCTTGGGCGGCGTACGCGTCGGGTTCCGGCCGACCAAGTGAACCAACCCTTGCCCCTCGGTGAACTCTGGGCGACGAGTGTTCGGATAGGCGCTCGGATGGCTGGGAGAGTCCTCCCGGACCCGCATAACCTTGACGTATGGACGTGAACGCGGCAGTCGCCGCAGCTGCGGCGATCGGCGGTGCGTGTACCGGCGTGATCGCCATGCTGGCGTTCCGCTGGAGCGAGCGCGACCAGAAGAAGCCGACGCGCACGTCCTTGCGGCCCGACAGCAACGCCCCCCTTCCTCCGGGGGTGGACACGGTCCTGTCCGTGCTCAGCTCCTCCGCGGTCGTGCTCGACGAGAGCGACAGCGTGGTCAAGGCCAGCTCCGCCGCCTATGCGCTGGGACTGGTCAGGGGCGGGAGGCTCGCCGTCGAGGCGATGCTGACCATGGCCCGCGACACCCGTCGTGACGGTGAGATACGCCAGGTCGAACTGGACCTTCCCCGGCGCGGTACGGGGCGCGGCGAGGCCCTCGCGGTCTCCGCCCGGGTAGCCCCGCTGGGCTCCCGGCTGGTGCTTCTGCTGGTCGAGGACCTCACCGAGGCCCGCCGTATCGAAGCGGTACGGCGGGACTTCGTCGCCAACGTCAGCCATGAGCTCAAGACCCCGGTCGGCGCGCTCTCGCTGCTCTCCGAGGCCGTGATGGACGCCTCCGACGACCCGGAGGCGGTGGAGCGGTTCGCGGGGCGGATGCAGATCGAGGCGACCAGGCTGACCAACCTCGTACAGGAGATCATCGACCTCTCCCGGGTGCAGAACGACGACCCGCTGGAGGACGCCGAGCCGGTCCGGGTGGACGAGCTGGTGGCCGAGGCCATCGACCGCTGCCGCCAGCAGGCCGGCTCGAAACAGATCACCATGGCGTCGGGCGGCACCGCGGAGCTCCGTATCTGGGGCAACCGCGGCCAGCTCGCCGCGGCGCTCGGCAATCTCGTCGAGAACGCCGTCAACTACAGCCCCGCCCGTACCCGAGTGGGCATCGCCGCCAGGCGGCTGTCCGTACCCGGCGGGGACCAGATCGAGATAGCCGTGACCGACCAGGGCATCGGCATCTCGGAGAAGGACCGCGAGCGGGTCTTCGAACGCTTCTACCGCGTCGACCCGGCCCGCTCACGGGCCACCGGTGGCACCGGCCTCGGCCTCGCCATCGTCAAGCACGTGGCCGCCTCGCACGGCGGGGAGGTCACGGTCTGGAGCTCGGAGGGCCAGGGCTCCACCTTCACCCTGCGGCTGCCCGAAGCGGGCTCCGTACGGGAACGCGACCGCAGCCCGGGCGGACCACTCATCGTCAACGGCGACGAGGGCCCCTACGGACCCGCTCACCCCGACACCCCCGAACCATTTCCTGCCCCGGAGGTCCTTCCGTGACCCGAGTGCTTGTCGTCGAGGATGAGGAATCCTTCAGCGACGCCCTGTCGTACATGCTCCGCAAGGAGGGCTTCGAAGTCGCCATCGCGGCGACGGGCCCGGACGGCCTCGACGAGTTCGAGCGCAACGGCGCCGATCTCGTGCTGCTCGACCTGATGCTGCCGGGCCTGCCCGGTACGGAGGTCTGCCGTCAGCTGCGCAGCCGTTCCAACGTCCCCGTGATCATGGTCACGGCCAAGGACAGCGAGATCGACAAGGTCGTCGGCCTGGAAATAGGAGCCGACGACTACGTCACCAAGCCGTTCTCCTCGCGGGAGCTCGTCGCCCGCATCCGCGCGGTGCTGCGCCGCCGCGGTGAGCCGGAGGAGGTCACGCCGGCCGCCCTGGAGGCGGGCCCGGTCCGGATGGACGTGGACCGCCACGTCGTCACGGTCTCCGGCGGCAAGGTCGACCTCCCGCTCAAGGAGTTCGACCTGCTGGAGATGCTGCTGCGCAACGCGGGCCGGGTCCTGACCCGCATGCAGCTGATCGACCGGGTCTGGGGCGCGGACTACGTGGGCGACACCAAGACCCTCGACGTCCACGTCAAGCGCCTGCGCGCCAAGATCGAGCCCGACCCGGGCGCGCCGCGCTTCCTGGTGACGGTGCGGGGCCTGGGGTACAAGTTCGAGCCGTAGGCCGGCCCGTACACGACGGCGGAGGGCGCCCCCCGAAAGGGAGGGCGCCCTCCGCCGTTCACGTGCCTGGGTACGCGCGTACCCGCGTAGGTCGGCCCGTCAGCCGGTCTGCGCCGAGGCGGACGCGGCGTCGGTCGGGGTGACCGCCTCGTCCGTGGAGCCGGAACCGGACTCGGCCCCGGGCTCGCCCGGCGTCCCCGGCGTCGCGGAGGCGGAACCGGAAGGCGTTGCGGGCGACGGCGCCACCGGCAACGAACTCGGGCCGAAGCCCGTGAAGTAGCTGGTCGCCGGAACGACGAGCGCGCCGAGCGGGATCTCCCCCGTCGAGCTGAACTTGAAGACGACGGCCTGCACATTGCCCGCCTGCGCGGCCTCGCGGCCCTTCTCGATCACGGCGGACGCGTTGCCCTTGCCGCCGAGGACCACCTTGCCGCCGGCCGGGACCACGACGGGCCCCGCGCCCCCGGCGGCGTGCAGCTGCACCGCGGCGCTCGTACCCGGCAGGGTGATGGCGTCCAGGGTCTGCTGCTTGGTGCCGT
This region includes:
- a CDS encoding sensor histidine kinase → MDVNAAVAAAAAIGGACTGVIAMLAFRWSERDQKKPTRTSLRPDSNAPLPPGVDTVLSVLSSSAVVLDESDSVVKASSAAYALGLVRGGRLAVEAMLTMARDTRRDGEIRQVELDLPRRGTGRGEALAVSARVAPLGSRLVLLLVEDLTEARRIEAVRRDFVANVSHELKTPVGALSLLSEAVMDASDDPEAVERFAGRMQIEATRLTNLVQEIIDLSRVQNDDPLEDAEPVRVDELVAEAIDRCRQQAGSKQITMASGGTAELRIWGNRGQLAAALGNLVENAVNYSPARTRVGIAARRLSVPGGDQIEIAVTDQGIGISEKDRERVFERFYRVDPARSRATGGTGLGLAIVKHVAASHGGEVTVWSSEGQGSTFTLRLPEAGSVRERDRSPGGPLIVNGDEGPYGPAHPDTPEPFPAPEVLP
- a CDS encoding response regulator transcription factor, yielding MTRVLVVEDEESFSDALSYMLRKEGFEVAIAATGPDGLDEFERNGADLVLLDLMLPGLPGTEVCRQLRSRSNVPVIMVTAKDSEIDKVVGLEIGADDYVTKPFSSRELVARIRAVLRRRGEPEEVTPAALEAGPVRMDVDRHVVTVSGGKVDLPLKEFDLLEMLLRNAGRVLTRMQLIDRVWGADYVGDTKTLDVHVKRLRAKIEPDPGAPRFLVTVRGLGYKFEP
- a CDS encoding DUF461 domain-containing protein; translated protein: MSRSLRHGALAATAIVFSIASLAACGAGNDAATLKVRPDSAAARSGDISIQNANVITQPERNAEGPAVVSATLFNNGTKQQTLDAITLPGTSAAVQLHAAGGAGPVVVPAGGKVVLGGKGNASAVIEKGREAAQAGNVQAVVFKFSSTGEIPLGALVVPATSYFTGFGPSSLPVAPSPATPSGSASATPGTPGEPGAESGSGSTDEAVTPTDAASASAQTG